The Vanessa cardui chromosome 9, ilVanCard2.1, whole genome shotgun sequence genome has a window encoding:
- the LOC124532442 gene encoding uncharacterized protein LOC124532442 encodes MRTGFLNTYGSPDCAQELRKTYSIDVELKRLNIDIVALQETRTEDEGSLRGANYTFYWKGKSSSETREHGVGFAVRNQLINAIETPVGVSERIMFLRLNTKSGFVTLISAYAPTLNSKPETKDQFYDQLEETVRKVNPTDRLHILGDFNARVGQDTSAWPECLGAHGIGKLNDNGQRLLEFCSKHQLCVTNTFFKGKMMRKVSWMHPRSKHWHQLDLAPSRRRDLRETLHTRAFHSADCDTDHSLVATKVRLVPRRVHSSKPLGRKKINLFKTRDMEVVESFGRLVREEVATWDSTASAQVEWEKLKSLLTDTAGKVFGYQKIKSYDWFLENEEHLVPLIDSKRQAALNFRLNPCDATREDLTKAKAALQRSTRFFANAYWTELCQSIQACASAGDTGGVYAGIKRALGPTPKKTAPLKEIDGSVITDSTRQMARWVEHYKVLYSCTVDIKPDAVELVPKLATWHELDAAPTVEELYLAVKQLKCGKSPGKDDVVTEVVKLECLLPILHNHLAKCWEENYVPQDMRDANIVTLYKGKGDRGDCNCYRGISLLSIVGKAFARAILGKLQRLADRVYPEAQCGFRYQRSTVDMIFSLRQLQEKCREQHTSLVVAFVDLNKAFDSVSREGLYSVLVRIGCPPKLLRIVQSFHEGMEVTVLHNGNISTPFDVRCGVRQGCVLAPTLFGIFFSVLLKVAFGDEQQGVHLHTRTDGKLYNISMLKSKRYREDLFVDSLLFADDAAFVAHDQAQLQNLIDKFARACHLFSMSINCKKTVILAQGCLEQPVILLNGEPLQVVNKFCYLGSQLSSNLSLDAEIDSRIGKAASTFGRLRSRAWDNRHLTVKTKMLVYQSCVLSTLLYGAETWTTYAKQERRLNTFHLRCLRNILGITWKDRVTNESVLGEAQLPSITAILKKKRLRWLGHVHRMEHIRLPRQILLGQVADAKRSVGRPMLRYKDCAKRDMVAFNIPSSRWEELAEDRAKWRRLIHAGQSKHDDAWFKVLKEKRVRLQTPAHPGAHTLVGSAAEGSSLALVSLVMNASAA; translated from the coding sequence ATGAGGACAGGCTTCCTGAACACCTACGGAAGCCCCGATTGCGCCCAAGAACTGCGCAAAACTTACAGTATCGACGTGGAGCTCAAAAGGCTCAATATTGATATTGTAGCCTTACAAGAGACCAGAACCGAAGACGAAGGATCTTTGCGTGGAGCTAACTACACTTTCTACTGGAAAGGCAAGAGTTCCTCAGAAACACGAGAGCATGGTGTAGGTTTCGCGGTTCGAAACCAACTCATCAACGCCATAGAGACACCTGTAGGCGTTTCCGAGCGGATTATGTTCTTGCGTCTAAACACAAAAAGCGGCTTTGTCACTCTAATTTCCGCTTACGCACCAACGCTTAATTCAAAACCAGAGACCAAGGACCAATTCTATGACCAGCTCGAAGAGACAGTACGTAAGGTAAATCCAACTGACAGACTGCACATTTTGGGTGATTTTAATGCTCGCGTCGGTCAGGACACATCAGCCTGGCCTGAATGCCTCGGTGCACACGGCATAGGTAAGCTAAACGACAACGGGCAACGATTGTTGGAGTTTTGCTCAAAGCACCAGCTGTGTGTCACCAACACCTTTTTTAAAGGCAAAATGATGCGGAAAGTCTCGTGGATGCATCCTCGATCTAAACACTGGCACCAATTAGACCTTGCTCCGTCAAGAAGGAGGGACCTGCGGGAAACGCTCCACACGCGGGCGTTTCACAGTGCCGATTGCGACACCGATCACAGTCTCGTTGCTACTAAAGTTCGACTTGTCCCCAGGAGAGTCCATTCTTCCAAGCCGCTCGGTCGAAAAAAGATAAATCTTTTTAAGACTCGTGACATGGAGGTAGTGGAATCTTTTGGGAGACTTGTCCGTGAAGAAGTTGCAACTTGGGACAGTACGGCATCAGCGCAAGTCGAATGGGAAAAACTGAAGTCTCTTCTGACTGACACTGCAGGAAAAGTGTTTGGGTATCAAAAGATAAAATCTTACGACTGGTTTCTAGAAAACGAAGAGCACTTAGTTCCCTTGATTGACTCAAAACGCCAAGCCGCTTTAAATTTTCGCCTCAACCCTTGCGATGCGACGCGTGAAGATCTCACGAAGGCAAAAGCCGCACTCCAGCGCAGCACGCGCTTTTTTGCAAATGCGTATTGGACGGAGCTTTGCCAAAGCATCCAAGCGTGCGCAAGCGCGGGGGATACTGGTGGGGTTTACGCAGGCATCAAAAGAGCTCTTGGACCTACACCAAAAAAGACGGCACCTCTCAAAGAAATCGACGGTTCTGTTATAACAGACAGCACTCGTCAGATGGCAAGATGGGTAGAACATTACAAGGTTCTCTACTCGTGCACAGTGGACATTAAGCCAGATGCGGTGGAGCTTGTCCCGAAACTGGCAACTTGGCACGAGCTAGACGCCGCACCCACCGTAGAGGAACTTTATCTGGCCGTCAAGCAGCTCAAATGCGGAAAGAGTCCTGGTAAAGACGATGTTGTCACCGAAGTCGTCAAGCTTGAGTGCCTCTTGCCCATCCTCCACAACCACCTGGCTAAGTGTTGGGAAGAAAACTACGTCCCTCAGGATATGCGAGATGCTAACATTGTCACTCTTTATAAAGGCAAAGGCGACCGCGGCGACTGCAACTGTTACCGCGGAATATCTCTTCTTAGCATCGTCGGTAAGGCCTTTGCTAGGGCCATTTTAGGCAAACTACAAAGGCTCGCCGATCGCGTATACCCTGAGGCACAATGTGGTTTTAGGTACCAACGGTCAACTGTCGACATGATATTTTCACTCAGACAGCTACAAGAGAAGTGTAGGGAGCAACATACATCCCTAGTCGTTGCATTTGTAGACCTAAATAAGGCCTTTGACTCCGTGAGCAGAGAGGGGTTATACTCGGTTCTTGTCAGAATTGGATGCCCCCCGAAACTCCTAAGGATAGTGCAATCGTTCCACGAAGGTATGGAAGTCACAGTCCTGCACAATGGCAACATATCTACGCCATTTGACGTACGCTGTGGCGTTCGTCAAGGTTGTGTACTGGCCCCTACCTTGTTCGGAATATTCTTCTCGGTGCTTCTGAAGGTTGCTTTTGGGGATGAACAGCAGGGCGTCCACTTACACACGCGAACTGATGGTAAGCTGTACAACATCTCAATGCTCAAGTCCAAACGCTACAGGGAGGACCTATTTGTAGATAGTCTTCTCTTCGCTGACGACGCTGCCTTTGTTGCTCATGACCAGGCTCAACTCCAGAACCTAATAGACAAATTTGCCAGAGCTTGCCACCTTTTTTCAATGTCCATAAATTGTAAGAAGACCGTTATTTTAGCGCAAGGATGTTTAGAACAACCAGTCATCTTGCTTAACGGCGAACCTCTGCAGGTGGTTAACAAATTTTGCTACCTTGGGTCGCAATTGTCGAGCAATCTCTCGCTTGATGCAGAGATCGACTCCCGCATCGGCAAAGCAGCCTCCACGTTCGGGAGGCTCCGTTCAAGGGCTTGGGACAACAGACACCTTACGGTAAAAACGAAAATGCTTGTTTACCAATCATGTGTCCTAAGCACACTCTTGTATGGAGCAGAAACGTGGACAACGTACGCAAAACAAGAACGCCGACTGAACACATTTCACTTGCGCTGTCTTCGAAACATTCTGGGCATCACGTGGAAGGATCGAGTGACAAACGAGTCTGTCCTAGGCGAGGCACAACTGCCTAGCATCACGgccattctaaaaaaaaaacggttacgGTGGCTGGGACACGTGCATCGAATGGAGCACATTCGTCTGCCAAGGCAAATACTGCTGGGACAGGTTGCGGATGCGAAAAGGTCTGTTGGGCGGCCTATGCTCCGTTACAAAGATTGCGCTAAGCGTGATATGGTTGCGTTTAACATCCCTAGCAGCCGATGGGAGGAACTGGCCGAGGACCGTGCCAAGTGGCGACGCCTTATTCACGCAGGTCAATCAAAGCATGACGATGCCTGGTTTAAAGTTCTTAAGGAAAAACGCGTTAGGCTTCAAACCCCCGCCCACCCGGGGGCGCATACACTTGTCGGGAGTGCGGCCGAAGGATCCTCTCTCGCATTGGTCTCTTTAGTCATGAACGCAAGTGCTGCTTAA
- the LOC124532444 gene encoding uncharacterized protein LOC124532444: MTIKVISRLQDIDQILMRGFMAIMFLSMTNLLSYLSNCLIFSMFWTRLSFLRNRLQSKCLNKNQQMHEKVHTINKVTYVYKNMLDAVNYNISPINCMGYQKIQVTLFIEAIMGCILMSYSAILAELVLNEYERMKEILAYQLVLCDDEDLHAEILTTLNYLETRPPKYTIYGLFSLDLTLITGIIDICVTYIIILLQFDL, translated from the exons ATGACCATTAAAGTTATATCGAGGCTACAAGACATCGATCAAATACTTATGCGTGGGTTTATGGCTATAATGTTTCTGTCTATGACCAATCTACTGAGCTACCTTTCAAACTGCTTGATATTCAGTATGTTTTGGACGAGATTGAGCTTCCTACGAAATCGTTTGcaatcgaaatgcttaaataaaaatcaacaaatgcacgaaaaagtacatacaataaataaagtcaCATATGTCTACAAAAACATGCTGGATGCCGTTAACTACAATATATCGCCGATAAATTGTATG ggATATCAAAAAATACAAGTGACGCTTTTTATCGAAGCTATTATGGGGTGCATTCTGATGTCTTATTCAGCGATATTAGCAGAATTGGTTTTAAACGAATACGAGCGGATGAAAGAAATTTTGGCATACCAATTGGTTCTTTGTGacg atgAAGATTTACATGCGGAGATTCTTACTACACTCAACTATCTCGAGACGCGTCCACCTAAATATACCATTTACGGATTGTTTTCTTTAGACCTTACTCTTATTACAGGAATAATCGACATTTGTGTgacatatatcattattttattgcagtttgatttataa